A genomic window from Leptospira andrefontaineae includes:
- a CDS encoding ABC transporter ATP-binding protein: MNVYRRLLGYSFKYKYRLITGVVLSFFVSILNGASLTSVIPIFNAIGKGGKADFQITLTKKESIALKDREEGKELEAIQKIEALVADIKIKTNFYLTTLPKDQLVLIFCLFIFPIYLAKLLFLTGAVYCINSGGYLAVRDLRLELYSKAQELPLNHFVQEKTGIFMSRIVNDVEVLAKLISSDLKDAVVDFFYIITHLLILLFLSWEMFLAVLVVVPLIMGPVTSFADRIRKATRNQQERLSSLNGHLQEVISGIRVIRAFSMEKTEAGRFWEINNDLSDKTFKGHFYHQIGPSLVELSSSIVAVIFLAFGAYLIELDKLTLGHFMIFFLTLVFLTRPFKQMGMLSNSIQSAVAAGTRVFEMLDSETDVKNPPNPIYPKRLSKELKFDSVGYTYPGAKSPALSDLNLSIQKGSTVALVGSSGAGKSTLVDLVPRLIDPSEGSITWDGTDLRNLDLASLRKKISIVNQQVFLFNGSIRENICYGTENVTEERMREVSELAFATDFILSFEDGFDTVVGERGVMLSGGQRQRISIARALLNNPEILILDEATSALDTESERVVQQALESLYKNRTVIIIAHRLSTVQIADTIFTMEGGKVVESGSHSELIRLDGKYKKLYEMQFAESPV, translated from the coding sequence ATGAACGTCTATAGACGCCTCTTGGGGTATTCCTTCAAGTATAAATACAGATTAATCACCGGGGTCGTACTATCCTTTTTTGTATCCATACTCAATGGAGCCTCTCTCACTAGCGTTATTCCGATTTTCAACGCGATTGGAAAAGGTGGAAAAGCTGACTTTCAAATTACACTCACTAAAAAAGAAAGTATCGCATTAAAAGATAGGGAAGAAGGAAAAGAATTAGAAGCTATCCAAAAAATAGAGGCTCTTGTCGCAGATATAAAGATCAAGACCAACTTTTATCTAACCACTCTTCCTAAAGATCAGCTCGTTTTAATTTTTTGTTTATTCATATTTCCGATCTATCTAGCAAAACTTTTATTCTTAACAGGTGCAGTTTATTGTATTAACTCGGGCGGCTATTTAGCGGTACGAGATTTGCGATTAGAACTTTATTCTAAAGCTCAAGAACTTCCGCTCAATCATTTCGTTCAGGAGAAGACCGGGATCTTCATGAGCCGCATCGTTAACGATGTGGAAGTTTTGGCCAAACTGATCAGCTCTGATCTGAAAGATGCGGTCGTGGACTTTTTCTATATCATCACACATTTGCTCATTCTTCTTTTCTTAAGTTGGGAAATGTTCCTCGCAGTTTTAGTTGTTGTCCCGTTGATCATGGGCCCGGTAACTTCTTTTGCGGATAGGATCAGAAAAGCGACTCGCAATCAGCAAGAAAGATTATCCTCATTAAACGGACATTTGCAGGAAGTGATCTCAGGTATCCGAGTCATCCGCGCATTCTCCATGGAAAAAACGGAAGCGGGAAGATTTTGGGAGATCAATAACGATCTTTCCGACAAAACATTTAAGGGACATTTTTATCATCAGATCGGTCCTTCTTTGGTAGAACTTTCCAGCTCTATAGTTGCAGTGATCTTCTTAGCTTTCGGCGCTTATTTGATCGAACTCGATAAATTGACCTTAGGTCATTTTATGATCTTCTTCTTAACTTTGGTATTCTTAACTAGACCATTCAAACAAATGGGAATGTTATCCAACTCCATTCAAAGTGCCGTGGCAGCAGGAACCAGAGTTTTTGAAATGTTGGATAGTGAAACGGATGTTAAAAACCCTCCGAACCCTATTTATCCAAAAAGACTTTCTAAAGAATTAAAATTCGATTCGGTCGGATACACTTATCCAGGTGCAAAAAGCCCTGCTCTTTCCGATTTAAATCTTTCCATACAAAAGGGATCCACAGTTGCGTTAGTCGGCTCTTCCGGAGCGGGAAAATCCACATTGGTGGATCTTGTGCCAAGATTGATCGATCCAAGCGAAGGCTCTATTACTTGGGATGGAACCGATCTCAGAAATTTGGACCTTGCTTCTTTAAGAAAAAAGATCTCCATCGTGAACCAACAGGTATTCCTATTCAACGGAAGTATCCGAGAGAATATCTGCTACGGAACCGAAAACGTTACGGAAGAAAGAATGAGAGAAGTTTCAGAACTCGCATTTGCAACTGACTTCATCCTATCTTTCGAAGATGGTTTCGATACGGTAGTGGGAGAAAGAGGGGTGATGTTGTCCGGCGGTCAAAGACAAAGGATCTCCATCGCAAGAGCATTATTGAATAATCCTGAGATCCTGATCTTGGACGAAGCGACTTCTGCTCTGGATACGGAATCAGAAAGAGTAGTACAACAAGCACTCGAATCATTATACAAAAATAGAACCGTTATCATCATCGCTCATAGACTTTCTACAGTCCAGATCGCAGATACTATTTTTACTATGGAAGGCGGGAAGGTAGTAGAATCAGGATCCCACTCAGAGTTGATCCGCTTAGATGGAAAGTATAAGAAATTATACGAGATGCAATTCGCAGAATCTCCGGTTTAA
- the lpxK gene encoding tetraacyldisaccharide 4'-kinase, with amino-acid sequence MISFGKILFFPILFILCLIYKILFFLDRSFKKKRTLPSSITISVGNFSVGGTGKTPFTLHLAKLLHSNFPNIPIVILSRGYGSSGKGTRKVTENSSPVEIGDEPLLLKKNLPFAEVYVGSNRYDSYVQFRSENKIPNDQKVFVLLDDGFQHHALNRDLDLVLLDCTKLSKKEFVLPLGLLRESYTSVSRANFLIASKFSEEYEGPLSEWIQKYKPSQTLKFRFSPKKLIPLSFGASEVSVKELSGKSVFGFAGLGNPDSFYSSLKDQNPSELRTKSYPDHYSYTKEDLTQISEKSSAQDYIICTEKDGVKITSLIGTDKNFSKWFYLRLETVLENESELLRSVRNFV; translated from the coding sequence ATGATTTCTTTTGGAAAGATCCTATTTTTTCCGATCCTATTTATACTCTGTCTGATCTATAAGATCTTATTCTTTTTAGATAGAAGTTTTAAAAAAAAGAGAACCCTTCCTTCTTCCATTACGATCAGTGTAGGGAATTTTAGTGTGGGTGGAACAGGCAAAACACCTTTTACACTTCATCTAGCAAAATTACTTCATTCTAATTTTCCGAATATTCCAATCGTAATCTTAAGCAGAGGATACGGCTCTTCCGGAAAAGGAACCAGAAAAGTAACCGAAAACTCTTCTCCTGTTGAAATTGGAGACGAACCTCTCCTTTTAAAAAAGAATCTTCCATTTGCGGAAGTATATGTAGGAAGTAATCGGTATGATTCTTATGTACAATTCAGATCGGAAAACAAAATACCGAATGACCAAAAGGTATTTGTATTGTTGGATGATGGATTCCAACACCATGCTTTAAATAGAGATTTGGATCTAGTTTTATTAGATTGTACCAAACTTTCCAAAAAGGAATTTGTACTTCCTTTAGGCTTATTAAGAGAATCTTATACTTCCGTATCCAGAGCAAATTTTTTGATCGCTTCCAAGTTTTCAGAAGAATATGAAGGCCCACTTTCTGAATGGATCCAAAAATATAAACCTTCTCAAACATTAAAATTTAGATTCTCTCCCAAGAAACTCATTCCACTTTCTTTCGGTGCCTCAGAAGTTTCTGTAAAAGAATTATCCGGAAAATCAGTCTTTGGCTTTGCAGGTTTGGGAAATCCGGACTCGTTTTATTCTTCTTTAAAAGATCAAAATCCATCCGAGCTAAGAACCAAATCCTATCCGGATCATTATTCTTATACAAAGGAAGATCTAACTCAGATTTCCGAAAAATCTTCCGCCCAAGATTATATTATCTGCACGGAAAAAGACGGAGTAAAGATCACTTCGCTTATTGGAACCGACAAGAATTTTTCTAAATGGTTTTATCTCAGATTAGAAACCGTTCTGGAAAACGAATCCGAACTTTTACGATCTGTCCGCAACTTCGTTTAA
- a CDS encoding LA_0442/LA_0875 N-terminal domain-containing protein has protein sequence MKSKILFLFLLFLPAVLVAESQTVYLRNGQILHGDVTNQTATHIDIKLQNGETKRIQKETILRIAYREPQKEEPKKVEPTVPIEKQEPKKQEPDIVSPPPVIKEAKRVVRSPLERHYIDFYLGAGNGTFSPQTIDFYYKYQNIRSLLIDATPFFLAGGPKRNAGTSVSGGINYKFKKFSFEAGGMQTNTSTSSKNIGPEAEPILVYGSYPEEMKAAFFKASYSAFSKSNFELYPSVGYIRTWNRTKDSQSQVFQADSVAGKSNFQASESLSGTSVGVGFAYLFGSKFEIRPEFESLTMKGSQSIHQDYTAVSLSPPNVLFVLPADYSFDWKAKGAHTSLKLSYFWKMGIGFFIKYDSYQWNYSLQGGNFPITLSLDSDPPTLSELIGWNLGQKLLAQTINATSKATSIQFGVSKTLNFGPEENY, from the coding sequence ATGAAATCCAAGATTCTATTTCTATTCTTATTATTCCTACCGGCGGTTCTAGTTGCAGAATCCCAAACCGTATATTTACGTAACGGCCAAATATTACATGGGGATGTCACCAACCAAACTGCGACCCATATCGATATAAAATTACAAAACGGGGAAACGAAACGTATTCAAAAGGAAACTATCCTTAGGATCGCCTATAGAGAACCTCAAAAGGAAGAGCCTAAAAAAGTCGAACCTACAGTACCGATCGAAAAGCAGGAACCCAAAAAACAAGAACCGGATATTGTTTCCCCTCCTCCGGTGATTAAAGAAGCAAAAAGAGTGGTTAGAAGTCCATTAGAAAGACATTATATAGACTTTTATTTAGGAGCAGGGAATGGGACCTTCTCTCCACAAACCATAGATTTTTATTATAAGTACCAAAATATCAGAAGTTTACTCATAGATGCGACTCCTTTCTTTTTAGCCGGCGGCCCGAAACGTAATGCTGGCACATCCGTATCTGGAGGGATTAATTATAAGTTTAAAAAATTCTCCTTTGAAGCAGGAGGAATGCAAACCAATACTTCTACTAGTTCAAAAAATATAGGCCCGGAAGCAGAACCGATTTTAGTCTATGGATCTTATCCTGAAGAAATGAAGGCAGCTTTTTTCAAAGCGTCTTATTCCGCATTTTCAAAATCCAATTTCGAGTTATATCCGAGTGTAGGTTATATTCGAACTTGGAATAGGACGAAAGACTCACAATCGCAGGTCTTTCAAGCAGATAGCGTGGCCGGGAAATCCAATTTCCAAGCTTCTGAAAGTTTAAGTGGAACTTCCGTTGGAGTTGGCTTTGCATATTTATTCGGATCTAAATTCGAAATAAGACCTGAATTTGAATCCTTAACCATGAAAGGTTCTCAGTCCATCCACCAAGATTACACAGCTGTATCTTTAAGCCCTCCTAACGTACTATTTGTATTACCTGCAGATTACAGTTTTGATTGGAAAGCAAAAGGAGCACACACCTCATTAAAGTTGAGTTATTTTTGGAAAATGGGAATCGGATTTTTTATCAAATATGATTCTTATCAATGGAATTATTCCCTACAAGGTGGAAATTTTCCGATTACACTTTCTTTAGATTCCGATCCGCCTACTTTGTCCGAACTAATAGGTTGGAATCTCGGCCAAAAACTCCTAGCCCAAACTATAAATGCCACAAGTAAGGCGACTTCGATACAATTCGGAGTTTCCAAAACCTTGAACTTCGGACCCGAGGAAAATTATTAA
- a CDS encoding LA_0442/LA_0875 N-terminal domain-containing protein — MILALTSVHPNDQVIYMKDGRVITAEIVSQTAFDMVIKLQDGSTKKISKQDVKRVAFKEAKTPEPKDKTPAEPPTPTPEEIAKQQEEDSKKQAALDEKAEKRKKQIEEAKRNRIDISLGAGSGTVNFQGANFYDNVIAVGSSLGQDSGKFEFPIEPKPKSGKARSFEIRYSWNRFVGEVGASSITSTATQNIIGVDGPTSGTFPKLINGNYDVSMKHVYGNFSYSVYPHPKYDIRPVIGYHQFWTKTENSNAIAFGAGVAPLFTDQYFGTDPTSIAEGLKGYSYGVQYDIKFEKFEIRTGLHILQMKGFGTYDRQLNAYAPVSNQTQSEDIDVYNKWVAKGAIIDLKFLYPWKYGVSFWMGLNSMSWKYTMSETALAVGNADSSGVDPQSYILGKLLFESLIGPGSLKETKATTIQIGATYSYDFNK; from the coding sequence ATGATCCTCGCGCTAACTTCTGTCCATCCAAACGATCAAGTCATCTATATGAAAGATGGAAGAGTGATCACCGCTGAGATCGTTTCCCAAACTGCGTTCGATATGGTAATCAAATTGCAGGACGGCTCTACTAAAAAGATCTCAAAACAAGATGTCAAACGGGTTGCTTTTAAAGAAGCAAAAACCCCGGAACCTAAAGACAAAACCCCTGCTGAACCTCCTACACCAACTCCGGAAGAAATTGCAAAACAACAGGAAGAAGATTCCAAAAAACAAGCCGCCTTAGATGAAAAGGCAGAAAAAAGAAAAAAACAGATCGAAGAAGCAAAACGAAATCGTATAGATATTTCTTTAGGAGCCGGATCTGGAACTGTCAACTTTCAAGGAGCAAATTTTTACGATAATGTGATCGCAGTCGGAAGTAGCTTAGGCCAAGACAGCGGTAAATTCGAATTCCCAATCGAACCTAAACCTAAAAGTGGAAAGGCAAGATCTTTCGAAATTAGATATTCTTGGAACAGATTTGTAGGAGAAGTGGGAGCAAGTTCAATAACGTCTACTGCAACCCAAAATATTATCGGAGTAGACGGTCCGACCAGTGGAACATTCCCGAAATTAATCAATGGCAATTACGATGTTTCCATGAAACATGTTTATGGAAATTTTTCCTACTCAGTGTATCCACATCCTAAATATGATATACGTCCAGTCATCGGATATCACCAGTTCTGGACAAAAACAGAAAATTCAAATGCAATAGCATTCGGAGCAGGAGTTGCTCCTTTATTTACCGACCAGTATTTTGGAACAGATCCCACTTCGATTGCAGAAGGTTTAAAAGGTTATTCTTACGGGGTCCAATACGATATAAAATTCGAAAAGTTCGAGATCCGCACCGGATTACATATTCTACAGATGAAAGGTTTTGGAACTTATGATCGACAACTGAATGCATACGCACCAGTAAGTAATCAAACTCAATCAGAAGATATAGATGTGTACAATAAATGGGTCGCAAAAGGAGCGATCATTGATCTAAAATTTCTGTACCCTTGGAAATATGGAGTCAGCTTCTGGATGGGACTAAATAGTATGAGTTGGAAGTATACTATGTCAGAGACCGCTTTGGCCGTAGGTAATGCAGATTCTTCCGGAGTGGATCCTCAAAGTTATATACTAGGAAAATTATTGTTCGAATCCCTGATCGGCCCTGGATCACTCAAAGAAACAAAGGCAACAACAATCCAAATCGGGGCTACTTATTCGTACGACTTTAACAAATAA
- a CDS encoding LA_0442/LA_0875 N-terminal domain-containing protein, with product MFYLKRIFVLSLVALIPINIFSEIQYVYMKDGRILKGEVLHQSAFKIRFKSEEGKEEEILKSTIRRITFKNPGVKEIPKQEKIETPTPLLETKLKAEEPKPSQEKATSILSNRHSFEILGGIGKSSYESQVANFHRNVEQYGTILGGNGGFFYNSPDRKDSNAKTINLRYTWKRFVGELGGSHLNSLESVNNFGTIVYPDLSGATTVTQAAFTPGVPYHTISYKQLNVQFSYTAYSRSGLEIRPILGYYKVWQKGKDDSTYEISPKDPGNTDAIDWTIKYGTSFSDYLSGPSVGAALEYKWKEKWETRWEFQKQFLQGNSIYTRDQIAYLVGSFFEERAALNNQWKVNSQSISGKLVYHWRDSVFFWSGFQYSKLTYKMEHLGGDLDLNGSPFEAYINTVLIQSLTQGLAGNSTAKAIFVGAGYSLDFSKKEAQ from the coding sequence ATGTTTTATCTGAAACGAATTTTCGTTTTAAGCTTAGTTGCACTTATTCCAATAAATATCTTTTCTGAAATACAATATGTTTACATGAAAGATGGAAGAATTTTAAAAGGAGAAGTTCTCCATCAAAGTGCATTCAAAATCAGATTTAAAAGTGAAGAAGGAAAAGAAGAAGAAATACTAAAATCTACAATCCGAAGAATTACATTCAAAAATCCTGGGGTAAAAGAAATTCCTAAACAAGAAAAGATCGAAACCCCTACTCCTTTGCTCGAAACAAAATTAAAAGCAGAAGAGCCAAAACCTTCTCAAGAAAAAGCCACCTCTATTCTATCTAATCGCCATAGTTTTGAAATTCTGGGAGGAATAGGAAAAAGTAGTTATGAAAGTCAGGTAGCCAACTTCCACAGAAATGTGGAACAATATGGTACGATTTTAGGAGGAAACGGCGGATTTTTTTATAATTCTCCGGATCGAAAAGATTCAAACGCAAAAACTATTAACCTAAGATATACTTGGAAACGTTTTGTAGGAGAACTTGGCGGATCTCATCTCAACTCTCTTGAATCAGTAAACAATTTCGGAACTATAGTATATCCGGATCTTTCCGGAGCAACAACAGTTACACAAGCTGCATTTACACCGGGCGTCCCCTATCATACGATCAGTTACAAACAATTAAACGTCCAATTTTCCTACACGGCATATTCTAGGTCCGGATTAGAAATCAGACCTATATTAGGTTATTATAAAGTCTGGCAGAAAGGAAAAGATGATTCCACTTACGAAATTTCTCCAAAAGATCCGGGAAATACGGACGCAATAGATTGGACCATAAAGTATGGAACCAGTTTTAGTGATTATTTGAGCGGCCCTTCCGTGGGAGCTGCGCTTGAATACAAATGGAAAGAGAAATGGGAAACCAGGTGGGAATTTCAAAAACAATTTTTACAGGGAAATTCGATCTATACTAGAGACCAGATCGCTTATCTTGTAGGAAGTTTTTTCGAAGAAAGAGCAGCATTGAATAACCAATGGAAAGTAAACTCCCAATCTATTTCAGGAAAGTTAGTCTACCATTGGAGGGATTCAGTCTTCTTTTGGTCAGGATTCCAATATTCTAAACTCACTTATAAAATGGAACATTTGGGAGGAGATTTGGATTTAAATGGAAGTCCTTTCGAAGCTTATATAAACACGGTATTGATCCAATCTTTAACCCAAGGACTTGCGGGAAATTCTACAGCAAAAGCGATCTTTGTAGGAGCCGGATATTCTTTAGACTTCTCCAAAAAAGAAGCTCAATGA
- a CDS encoding HesA/MoeB/ThiF family protein, whose translation MLSPEELSRYSRNILLNEVKRAGQEKLKKSVVTVIGAGGLGSPALLYLGAAGLGNIRIIDSDIVETTNLQRQIIFKHSDIGRSKSEASSENLRSLNPYIRVEGIQARLNRENAKDLLNGSDLVLEGSDNFDTKFLVNDICIEKRIPFITAGVLRFEGMVMGVRPGKDACFRCVYENPPPPEYVPSCADAGVIGSMAGMIGTIQATESIQFILSDSERDSGLFGRILQVDSKFMEFRTISTTRRKDCFACGLSH comes from the coding sequence GTGTTGAGTCCGGAAGAACTGAGTCGCTATTCCAGGAATATTCTTCTAAACGAAGTTAAGCGCGCAGGTCAGGAAAAACTCAAAAAATCCGTAGTAACGGTAATCGGAGCCGGGGGTCTTGGATCTCCGGCTTTGTTGTATTTAGGGGCTGCCGGACTAGGAAATATCCGGATCATAGACTCCGATATCGTCGAAACCACTAATCTACAAAGACAAATCATATTCAAACATTCTGATATAGGAAGATCCAAATCAGAAGCTTCTTCAGAAAACCTTAGATCTTTAAATCCTTATATAAGGGTAGAAGGTATACAGGCTAGACTTAATAGAGAAAATGCAAAAGATCTACTGAACGGGTCCGACTTAGTTTTAGAAGGTTCCGATAATTTCGATACTAAGTTTCTTGTGAATGATATCTGTATAGAGAAGAGGATCCCATTTATCACCGCAGGTGTGCTTCGTTTTGAAGGAATGGTGATGGGAGTTCGCCCAGGAAAAGACGCATGTTTTAGATGTGTTTATGAAAATCCCCCACCTCCGGAGTATGTACCTTCCTGTGCGGATGCGGGAGTGATTGGTAGTATGGCAGGAATGATAGGCACAATTCAAGCCACAGAAAGTATTCAATTTATATTAAGTGATTCCGAGAGAGATTCAGGTTTGTTCGGCAGAATTTTACAAGTAGATTCTAAATTTATGGAATTCAGGACTATCTCTACAACTAGACGTAAAGATTGTTTTGCTTGCGGTTTATCTCATTGA
- a CDS encoding HEAT repeat domain-containing protein — protein sequence MKKSAITLAILATLIFTVSVSAEKSTEDHIKALSSGSDQEKIEASLYLGDKKEKSAIPELINLLNRTNDPKVAVPAGIALGQIGEAGDSTIALKNKVISSDNGDIVYTALVSILNIVIKNEKAEDAAKEALEFADKNRRSDEFVSDFLNVLTKKLKG from the coding sequence ATGAAAAAAAGCGCCATTACGCTCGCAATACTCGCCACTCTTATTTTTACCGTTTCGGTTTCTGCCGAAAAAAGTACGGAAGATCATATTAAGGCACTTTCCAGCGGATCCGATCAGGAAAAAATCGAAGCGTCTCTTTATTTGGGAGATAAAAAAGAAAAATCCGCAATTCCGGAATTGATCAACCTTCTGAACCGTACAAACGATCCTAAAGTTGCAGTTCCTGCAGGGATTGCTCTGGGTCAAATCGGAGAAGCAGGTGATTCCACTATCGCTTTGAAAAACAAAGTGATCAGCTCCGATAACGGAGATATCGTTTACACTGCTCTTGTTTCTATCCTAAACATCGTTATCAAAAATGAGAAAGCAGAAGATGCCGCGAAAGAAGCTCTTGAGTTTGCGGATAAAAACCGTAGATCCGATGAGTTTGTTTCCGATTTCTTAAACGTTCTCACTAAAAAACTGAAGGGTTAA
- a CDS encoding LptF/LptG family permease: MQFSLPEIRPKEWIHRIKEEFFPPRILDKYVFSEFVKIFIGALITLGFLALMSSYSDIKGDMASSKGGKIHGWLFILFRLPQMLIQYIMNIAILFSVSFTVGQFSANKELVAMMAAGISFRRIVAPIVAFSCVLWFAAFFLKQTVVAPLNARANEEHKMLKEGDLNTLVGVVYQKHFKGQEGFYYIYYYDTKEEEIKGGFNYICLTKEQTPDYLLVAQKAKFDFQKEVWILKGVEETKFDDELQVVSVQKFTEKEYTLPEKPDYFKKLKGSVEEMNFFELSEEKENRIRKGLSYGDVDIAKHTLFAEPLLIVVLTLVGCASGFFTKRMAIVSSLGVSIGVALLYMIMDPSFKSLGENEVIPIWLASWITPLLFLSGLYVIYKRLKV; this comes from the coding sequence ATGCAATTCAGTCTTCCAGAAATCCGTCCCAAAGAATGGATCCATAGAATAAAGGAGGAATTTTTTCCTCCTAGGATCCTGGATAAGTATGTATTCTCAGAGTTTGTAAAAATATTTATCGGGGCTTTGATCACTTTAGGATTTTTGGCCCTTATGTCTTCCTATAGCGATATCAAGGGGGACATGGCTTCCTCAAAAGGTGGAAAGATCCACGGTTGGCTTTTCATTTTATTCCGACTTCCCCAGATGCTCATTCAATACATCATGAACATCGCTATATTATTCTCGGTATCTTTCACTGTGGGACAGTTTTCGGCGAACAAAGAATTGGTCGCAATGATGGCTGCAGGTATCTCTTTCAGAAGAATTGTAGCTCCAATCGTTGCATTCAGTTGTGTACTCTGGTTTGCGGCATTCTTCTTAAAACAAACGGTCGTTGCCCCCTTAAACGCGAGAGCAAACGAAGAACATAAAATGTTAAAAGAAGGAGACCTGAACACTTTAGTTGGAGTGGTCTACCAAAAACATTTTAAAGGCCAAGAAGGTTTTTATTATATCTACTACTACGATACCAAGGAAGAAGAGATCAAAGGTGGATTCAATTATATCTGTCTGACAAAGGAACAAACTCCTGATTATCTTTTAGTAGCACAAAAAGCAAAGTTCGACTTTCAAAAAGAAGTTTGGATCTTAAAAGGTGTAGAAGAAACCAAATTCGACGATGAACTACAAGTAGTCTCCGTTCAAAAGTTTACGGAAAAAGAATACACTCTTCCGGAAAAGCCCGACTATTTTAAAAAGTTAAAAGGTTCAGTAGAAGAGATGAATTTTTTTGAACTTTCGGAAGAAAAGGAAAATCGTATCCGAAAAGGTTTATCGTATGGAGATGTGGATATAGCAAAACATACATTGTTTGCGGAACCTTTGCTTATTGTGGTCTTAACTTTGGTAGGTTGTGCCAGCGGATTTTTCACCAAAAGAATGGCGATTGTTTCTTCCTTAGGAGTGAGCATCGGAGTAGCACTTCTTTATATGATCATGGACCCTTCTTTCAAATCATTGGGAGAAAACGAAGTCATTCCTATTTGGCTAGCAAGTTGGATCACACCTTTACTTTTCCTATCAGGGCTTTACGTAATTTATAAAAGGCTAAAAGTCTGA
- a CDS encoding ABC transporter ATP-binding protein, with protein MKNSGKKDLKDPVFETKKLGKIYDMGQVKVPALTDINVRFFRSEFSVLLGPSGSGKSTLLNILGGLDSPSSGEVLFNKRPLRGDQDADLTEFRRKYVGFVFQFYNLIPSLTAEENVKLVTDISDNPMSSSDALELVGLTERKDHFPSQLSGGEQQRVAIARAIAKRPEILLCDEPTGALDFQTGKIVLDAISKINRELGTTTIIITHNVSITSIADRVVEMRDGLIISDKQNPKKTSTESLHW; from the coding sequence ATGAAAAATTCCGGGAAAAAAGATTTGAAAGATCCGGTCTTCGAAACTAAAAAGCTCGGCAAAATTTACGATATGGGCCAAGTGAAGGTCCCGGCTTTGACAGATATCAACGTTCGATTTTTCCGGTCCGAATTTTCAGTTCTATTAGGGCCTAGCGGTAGCGGAAAATCCACCCTATTGAATATATTGGGCGGATTAGATTCTCCCAGTTCCGGAGAGGTACTTTTTAATAAACGACCTTTGCGTGGGGACCAAGACGCAGACCTTACCGAATTCAGAAGGAAATACGTGGGATTCGTATTCCAATTTTATAATTTGATCCCCAGCTTAACTGCAGAAGAAAACGTAAAACTCGTTACCGATATCTCCGATAATCCGATGTCTTCTTCGGATGCATTAGAATTAGTCGGCCTTACGGAAAGAAAAGACCATTTTCCTTCTCAACTTTCCGGAGGAGAACAACAAAGGGTCGCAATCGCAAGAGCAATTGCCAAACGCCCTGAAATACTTCTTTGCGACGAACCTACGGGAGCCCTGGATTTTCAGACAGGAAAGATCGTATTGGATGCGATCTCTAAGATCAACAGAGAGTTAGGCACGACCACAATTATAATTACACATAATGTAAGTATCACTTCTATCGCGGATAGGGTCGTCGAAATGAGGGACGGGTTGATAATCTCCGATAAACAAAACCCGAAAAAAACCTCCACAGAGAGTCTTCATTGGTAA